A stretch of Novipirellula artificiosorum DNA encodes these proteins:
- a CDS encoding M20 family metallopeptidase, giving the protein MSPAIELLKPLVAYPSVSSSSNVALTGFVAAQLQTLGFDVEITTYRDPAGIEKANLVGKRLPPDGCTDGGLAYCCHTDVVPAMRWSGPGGDPFQAVIQDDRVYGRGTCDMKGSLAAMLAAVSQIPTESQSLPIWILCTADEEVGFDGAKHLVRLSAAYREIVAAQPVAIIGEPTELGVVHAHKGIVGFRIRSYGRAAHSSTADGINANVAMVPMLQKIAELNARTLSDARYHDHRFDPPTLSWNFGFTDHGTAINVTTPLSEAWVSLRMMPEINGEDLIVEAKDFATSLGLEFTRFGGGEPVWVDAEAPCIQTMSALAHCQPRTVCYSTDGGQFTELRQLLVCGPGDIAQAHTTDEWISIKQLDHGTELYRKAIQTWSCSEKR; this is encoded by the coding sequence ATGTCACCTGCAATCGAGCTACTAAAGCCACTGGTCGCCTATCCATCGGTCAGTTCGAGCAGTAACGTTGCCTTGACTGGTTTTGTTGCGGCGCAGCTTCAAACGCTGGGCTTCGATGTCGAGATCACAACGTACCGCGATCCAGCGGGGATCGAAAAGGCGAATTTGGTTGGTAAGCGATTGCCGCCAGACGGCTGTACCGATGGTGGACTTGCCTATTGCTGTCACACCGATGTGGTTCCGGCGATGCGGTGGTCGGGGCCGGGCGGTGATCCGTTTCAAGCAGTGATTCAGGATGATCGGGTCTATGGTCGGGGCACCTGTGACATGAAGGGATCCTTAGCTGCGATGCTAGCGGCGGTTTCACAAATTCCTACGGAAAGCCAATCGCTTCCAATCTGGATCCTTTGTACGGCGGACGAAGAGGTCGGATTCGATGGGGCGAAGCATTTGGTCCGCCTATCGGCCGCGTACCGTGAAATCGTGGCTGCACAGCCCGTTGCCATTATCGGCGAACCCACCGAATTGGGCGTTGTCCATGCCCACAAAGGGATCGTCGGTTTTCGGATCCGCAGTTACGGTCGCGCTGCCCACAGCAGCACCGCGGACGGGATCAACGCCAACGTGGCGATGGTTCCCATGTTGCAGAAAATCGCCGAGCTGAATGCTCGAACCCTCAGCGATGCACGATACCACGACCACCGATTCGATCCGCCGACATTATCGTGGAACTTTGGGTTCACCGACCACGGCACTGCGATCAACGTTACTACGCCGCTGAGCGAAGCCTGGGTCAGCTTGCGAATGATGCCAGAGATCAACGGTGAAGACTTGATCGTCGAAGCGAAAGACTTTGCGACATCCTTGGGATTGGAGTTCACGCGGTTCGGCGGAGGCGAGCCGGTATGGGTGGACGCCGAAGCACCCTGCATCCAAACCATGTCCGCACTCGCGCACTGCCAACCGCGAACGGTATGCTATTCGACCGACGGGGGCCAATTCACGGAACTGCGTCAATTGTTGGTGTGTGGGCCGGGTGATATCGCGCAAGCGCACACGACGGACGAATGGATAAGCATCAAGCAACTCGACCATGGGACCGAGTTGTATCGCAAGGCGATTCAAACATGGTCCTGCAGCGAAAAACGGTAA
- the rplL gene encoding 50S ribosomal protein L7/L12 gives MSEEGTAVAEFSADAKELGDKIANMTLKQAKELSDYLKDVHGIEPAAGGGVMMAPAAGEGGAAAVEEQTEFDVVLTGFGDKKLNVVKVVKNLTGASLMEAKKMVESCPATLKEGVSKEDAEKVKAEVEEAGGTVELK, from the coding sequence ATGTCCGAAGAAGGCACTGCAGTCGCAGAATTTAGCGCCGATGCGAAAGAACTAGGCGACAAGATCGCTAACATGACCCTAAAGCAAGCAAAAGAGCTTAGCGACTACCTGAAGGATGTGCATGGCATCGAGCCTGCTGCAGGTGGCGGTGTCATGATGGCTCCTGCGGCTGGCGAGGGCGGCGCTGCTGCTGTCGAAGAGCAAACCGAATTTGACGTCGTTTTGACCGGTTTTGGCGACAAGAAGCTGAATGTCGTCAAGGTCGTCAAGAACCTGACGGGCGCTTCGCTGATGGAAGCCAAGAAGATGGTCGAAAGCTGCCCCGCGACTTTGAAAGAAGGCGTGTCGAAAGAAGACGCCGAAAAGGTCAAAGCCGAAGTCGAAGAAGCGGGCGGAACCGTCGAACTGAAGTAG
- the rplJ gene encoding 50S ribosomal protein L10 — translation MSKYVKELVTRDIKRELDGVEDAVLVSYVGMDANTTNELRGELDAKDIRILVVKNSLARRATEGSSLAPAFEGTQGQVAVCWGATDFVSLVKELVRLDKDTAKFESFSANGGVMDGEKLDADKLKEVSKWPSREEQISLLVGQILGPGAQLSAALLGPGKKLNSQIKKVSEGDE, via the coding sequence ATGAGTAAATACGTCAAAGAATTGGTAACTCGCGATATCAAGCGTGAGCTGGACGGGGTCGAAGACGCCGTGCTGGTCAGCTATGTCGGGATGGATGCCAATACTACCAATGAACTTCGCGGCGAATTGGATGCGAAAGATATTCGCATCCTTGTCGTCAAAAATTCTCTCGCACGTCGAGCGACCGAGGGGTCGTCTCTGGCACCTGCCTTTGAGGGCACTCAAGGTCAGGTTGCGGTTTGCTGGGGAGCGACGGACTTCGTCTCCCTCGTCAAAGAGCTGGTCCGTCTTGACAAAGACACCGCCAAGTTCGAGAGCTTCTCCGCCAATGGCGGCGTCATGGATGGCGAAAAGCTTGACGCTGACAAATTGAAGGAAGTCAGCAAATGGCCAAGCCGTGAAGAACAGATTTCGCTGCTGGTGGGTCAAATCCTTGGTCCTGGAGCCCAGTTGTCCGCCGCATTGCTCGGCCCGGGTAAGAAGCTCAACAGTCAAATCAAGAAAGTTTCAGAAGGCGACGAGTAG
- the rplA gene encoding 50S ribosomal protein L1, with protein sequence MGKKSKRYRAALEKQPANPLPLGEAVDALKKYDSTKFDQTVEVHMRLGVDPNQADQIIRGSIVLPNGIGKTQRVVVFAKGDAAKAAEEAGADVVGQDDLAKKIKDGWTDFDVCIAAPDMMGLVGPLGRVLGPRGLMPSPRAGTVTPDVAKVVSEYKAGKVEFRNDKGGNVHAMVGKLSFESTKLTENIAAFLSFVNGMKPQSVKGTYVKGVAICATMSPSVRIAL encoded by the coding sequence ATGGGAAAGAAATCAAAGCGTTATCGCGCGGCGCTCGAAAAGCAGCCCGCCAATCCTTTGCCTCTCGGTGAGGCGGTTGACGCACTCAAAAAATACGATTCGACTAAATTCGATCAGACGGTCGAAGTTCACATGCGTTTGGGTGTTGACCCGAACCAGGCGGATCAAATTATCCGTGGCAGCATTGTGCTTCCCAACGGCATCGGCAAGACGCAACGCGTCGTCGTTTTTGCCAAAGGTGACGCTGCCAAGGCCGCGGAAGAAGCCGGAGCCGACGTCGTCGGACAGGATGACCTGGCCAAGAAAATCAAAGACGGCTGGACCGACTTTGACGTCTGTATCGCGGCCCCCGACATGATGGGACTGGTCGGCCCTCTTGGACGTGTTCTCGGACCTCGCGGCTTGATGCCGAGTCCTCGTGCGGGAACGGTGACGCCCGACGTTGCGAAAGTCGTCAGCGAATATAAGGCGGGCAAGGTCGAGTTTCGTAACGACAAGGGTGGCAACGTCCACGCCATGGTCGGCAAACTCAGTTTCGAATCGACTAAGTTAACCGAGAACATTGCCGCGTTCCTTTCCTTCGTTAACGGAATGAAGCCTCAATCGGTCAAGGGCACTTATGTCAAAGGCGTTGCGATCTGTGCGACGATGAGCCCAAGTGTGAGGATCGCGTTGTAG
- a CDS encoding FMN-binding protein has translation MVEIARHRALALLTECTGDDIWSVEHCRAHRVPEQWIDELADNFESGFRADSHTIYFKDKVTNQFRGVRDIDLAVRIAESLGLQVDRVTAATFSRRGMVAAIKQAIMDGD, from the coding sequence ATGGTCGAGATCGCTCGTCACCGAGCTTTAGCACTGTTAACCGAATGCACCGGTGACGATATTTGGAGCGTGGAGCATTGCCGCGCCCATCGAGTTCCCGAGCAATGGATTGACGAATTGGCGGACAATTTTGAGTCGGGTTTCCGAGCCGATAGCCATACCATTTACTTCAAGGACAAGGTAACCAACCAATTCCGGGGCGTTCGTGATATCGATTTGGCGGTCCGTATCGCGGAGTCGCTTGGCTTGCAAGTCGATCGGGTGACCGCCGCGACGTTCAGTCGGCGAGGAATGGTGGCGGCGATCAAGCAAGCGATCATGGACGGCGATTGA
- the rpmG gene encoding 50S ribosomal protein L33, giving the protein MAGRSKKKAETVFLVCEETNDYNYTLQRKAGGEKLRLKKYSPRLRKHTWHAEKKK; this is encoded by the coding sequence ATGGCAGGCCGTAGCAAGAAAAAGGCGGAGACAGTGTTCTTGGTTTGCGAAGAAACCAACGACTACAACTACACCTTGCAGCGAAAAGCAGGTGGCGAAAAGCTGCGGCTGAAGAAATATAGCCCGCGTCTTCGTAAGCACACCTGGCACGCTGAAAAGAAAAAATAG
- the recJ gene encoding single-stranded-DNA-specific exonuclease RecJ produces the protein MQRQWRIIPHDTSRVEQLAKTARLPAVVAQLLVSRGIYRAEDAASFLCTKLTNLRDPNELPGVVKATELIVSAIDAKLPITVYGDYDADGMTGTAILVNGLSLLGANVSYHVPNRLEDGYGLNEDAIRKLADRGKKMIISVDCGVTSRAHADLCRDLGVMLIITDHHMIDGELPKADAIVHPRLPGTAYPFGELCGAGVAFKLAWALCQQVCGAKKVTEPMRRYLMQSLSLAAIGTVADVVPLLDENRVLVEHGLRMLQAEPLPGLAELMKVTKLDQSSSLSSESIAFTLAPRLNAAGRLGQAQLAVELLTTPAGERAVSLAEYIHQLNSDRDTLQRSVTLAAQKQAKAEFDPELDPALVLSGVGWHAGVIGVVAGRLAEKYAKPVFVLSLDATGKKEAVGSGRVGGTDIDLHDALSECSERLIRFGGHKAAAGLTIDEQQIDAFRGDFCEAITKQWQERGVAPEIVIDAEASLGQLNLETVKQIERLAPFGAGNPRPVLFCGDCVLDEPARRMGGGDRHLAVKLRQGSKTVRGVAFGAGDWCDALNEVEGPIEIAYRPVINEFRGFRKVEVHLVDWRVASSRREGRVDQAGQALVS, from the coding sequence ATGCAGCGCCAGTGGCGGATCATTCCTCACGATACCTCTCGCGTCGAACAACTTGCGAAGACCGCGCGATTGCCCGCGGTGGTGGCACAGTTGTTGGTCAGCCGAGGTATCTATCGCGCGGAGGATGCGGCAAGCTTCTTGTGCACCAAGCTGACGAACCTGCGCGATCCCAATGAGCTGCCGGGCGTTGTTAAGGCGACGGAATTGATCGTGTCGGCGATCGATGCCAAGTTGCCGATCACGGTTTATGGCGATTACGACGCGGACGGTATGACCGGCACGGCGATTCTCGTCAATGGCCTCAGTCTTCTCGGCGCCAACGTCAGTTACCATGTTCCGAATCGACTCGAAGACGGGTACGGTTTGAATGAGGACGCGATTCGGAAATTGGCCGATCGTGGCAAGAAGATGATCATCTCGGTCGATTGTGGAGTCACCAGTCGAGCTCACGCCGATCTTTGTCGCGACCTTGGCGTGATGCTGATCATTACCGACCATCACATGATCGACGGAGAACTGCCCAAGGCTGATGCAATCGTTCATCCGCGGTTGCCAGGTACGGCTTACCCTTTTGGCGAACTCTGTGGAGCAGGTGTTGCCTTCAAGCTGGCTTGGGCGTTGTGCCAGCAGGTGTGTGGGGCAAAAAAAGTCACCGAGCCGATGCGGCGCTACTTAATGCAATCGCTGTCATTGGCAGCCATTGGAACCGTCGCGGACGTCGTCCCCTTGTTGGACGAAAACCGCGTGCTCGTCGAGCATGGGCTGCGAATGCTGCAGGCGGAACCGCTTCCTGGCTTGGCCGAATTGATGAAGGTGACCAAGCTCGACCAATCTTCGTCGCTGAGTTCCGAGAGCATTGCGTTTACCCTTGCACCCCGGCTGAACGCCGCTGGTCGATTGGGCCAAGCCCAATTGGCGGTCGAACTGTTGACGACCCCGGCTGGCGAACGGGCGGTGTCGTTAGCTGAATACATCCACCAATTGAACAGTGACCGCGACACCTTGCAGCGGAGCGTGACGCTGGCAGCGCAGAAGCAAGCTAAGGCCGAGTTCGATCCCGAATTGGACCCGGCGCTCGTGCTCTCGGGTGTCGGTTGGCATGCAGGAGTGATTGGGGTGGTGGCGGGGCGTTTAGCCGAGAAGTACGCCAAGCCCGTTTTTGTTCTGTCGCTCGATGCGACGGGCAAGAAAGAAGCGGTGGGATCCGGACGCGTTGGGGGGACCGATATTGATTTGCATGATGCTCTCAGCGAGTGTAGCGAGCGGCTGATTCGCTTTGGGGGCCATAAAGCGGCTGCGGGATTGACGATCGACGAGCAGCAGATCGATGCCTTTCGCGGCGATTTTTGTGAAGCGATCACCAAGCAATGGCAGGAGCGAGGCGTTGCACCCGAGATCGTCATCGATGCCGAAGCTTCCCTGGGGCAATTGAACCTCGAAACGGTTAAGCAAATCGAAAGGCTCGCTCCATTTGGCGCAGGCAACCCTCGGCCTGTGCTTTTCTGCGGCGATTGCGTACTTGATGAGCCCGCACGCCGCATGGGGGGCGGGGATCGTCATTTAGCCGTCAAGCTACGCCAAGGCAGCAAGACGGTTCGAGGGGTCGCCTTCGGAGCCGGCGATTGGTGCGACGCATTGAACGAAGTGGAGGGTCCCATCGAAATTGCTTATCGTCCGGTGATCAACGAGTTTCGTGGGTTCCGCAAGGTCGAGGTTCATCTCGTGGATTGGCGGGTCGCATCGTCTCGCCGCGAGGGTCGCGTCGATCAAGCAGGCCAGGCGTTGGTGTCGTAG